Within the Gracilinanus agilis isolate LMUSP501 unplaced genomic scaffold, AgileGrace unplaced_scaffold21406, whole genome shotgun sequence genome, the region ATAATGGGGAGGAAGACCTGGTTCTCCATTCCCGAGAAGAATCGACCGCTGAAAGACAGAATTAATATAGTTCTTAGCAGAGAACTGAAGGAACCTCCTCATGGAGCTCATTATCTGGCCAGCAGTCTGGATGATGCATTAAACCTTCTCAAACTTCCAGAACTAGCAGATAAGGTGGACATGGTTTGGATAGTTGGAGGCAGCTCTGTTTATCAGGAAGCAATGAAGAAACCTGGTCATCAATGCCTGTTTATAACAAGAGTTTTGCAAGAATTTGAGTGTGACACATTTTTCCCAGAAATTGATCTACAGAAATATAAACTTCTCCAAAATTATCCAGGTGTTCATACTGATGTCCAAGAAGAAAAAGGCATTCAGTATAAATTTGAAGTATATGAAAAACATGATTAATATGAAAGGTTTGAA harbors:
- the LOC123254408 gene encoding dihydrofolate reductase-like, which encodes MVHTINCIVAVSQNMGIGRHGDLTWPMLRNEFKYFQKMTTIPSVEGKQNLVIMGRKTWFSIPEKNRPLKDRINIVLSRELKEPPHGAHYLASSLDDALNLLKLPELADKVDMVWIVGGSSVYQEAMKKPGHQCLFITRVLQEFECDTFFPEIDLQKYKLLQNYPGVHTDVQEEKGIQYKFEVYEKHD